The segment TTTTCCCGCGTCgggtttacaattttattttaaggggttaggggtactcagaggcctgaaaaaatgatgattttcaataattttttttttgtagttaattactttatttgacaaaaataaaaacatagctttattagaacacgtttcgatttgacttcacgaaaatttcaaaaaaaaaaattaataattcaaaaagttatcgctgtttttgtagagcccgttcctcccgaagtcctttgcggtgatcatcataagtccttggagattcatctaaaatcaatcggacaagaaaaattagttttattaatagataatcttgtgcctgatcgaagctttttttttttttttcgaaattaacaaaatggaggcctcaggaaatttttttcaaattttcgagaaaaaaaccgacagtttattgttaaaaaaaaatcgaaatttttgaaaaaaaaaaaaatccttcgatcaggcacgagtttttaatgtatttcaaaagtacaataaattttattgaaatctaccgagcagtttttaagttacagtgatcaccagttcagaaaacatagttttgagaaaaacgcatttaaagttttgctatggatttatgtcgaattataagaattatttaataacttacactgagtcatctattcctggaccatataatagctcttcagccgtcatagcagcttccaaaatattgatttgctggtgcctacgttgcaatcgaccttctcgggtgttatcattagcgcgcttatctgctactttgatacgtgcagcatccattctttctgcataccgatgagaattaggcccacaattaagtcctagtgtattcatcaagactaataatgaatttataccctcattaaatatacacatagcaacgtatgcagctatttgtacgacagtaaaactagtatttaccgtttttgggcatattttccatactagttggttaaagctttcattattattctgattgaatccacctacacatcttgaaagtaaattttcattactaagaccttcgtatataggcttgatagcttttaaaacatcagaaggtaagggagaataatcgtgagaataggtatcaagctctcctcttgcttcagcgcgctggtaagagcaccaagattcttcgccttttggacacatatcatgattcggtttttcatcactcgaatttcatcaaatttattattcgaaattcagtactgctgtcttcaggtacatcatcttcagtgttttgttttaattttttagaagatgtactctgaatactttcatcactttcggctgttttcggattaaaaacattctttcttttgactgaacgcgacttattaattttttcagaactccgaagttctcttgaaacctttctagaatcacgtcccatggttaataatttaattcacttgagaaataatttatcacaaaactatcgactgatcagtgcaacgactacaggtatactggcaaccaaaaattatttttcagttcttgtactacctacaaattgtgaatatatgtagaaggatttatatatatatatatatatatatatataattatacatacattaaaatggggagatattcatggcaatgaaacccgaaaggtcggttgcttgcagctgtttctagctacctgctctcgaatgccacgtagcacccgagcgtcctttggtcattgttaaataactcgaaaagaatttgtcggattcacttcaaattttcacacaatattttaaaaatattatactttaagaaaatgcaaaaaaaaaaaaatcgattttttgaaaattctgactacccctaaccccttaaagtATGAGGGCGCTGGGAATAACCCAGTCGTCTTAAAGGTAGTCGCGAGTACGCGAATACGCAACAATACTCTATGCTTATAGCCCTCATAGCTCTAACTCTCACGAGGAGCAATGAGACTATAGCTCGTCACGAGTATACTCCTACTACGAGTTTTTCTATGAGgagtatttgtgttaaa is part of the Microplitis mediator isolate UGA2020A chromosome 11, iyMicMedi2.1, whole genome shotgun sequence genome and harbors:
- the LOC130677294 gene encoding uncharacterized protein LOC130677294 isoform X1, whose amino-acid sequence is MCPKGEESWCSYQRAEARGELDTYSHDYSPLPSDVLKAIKPIYEGLSNENLLSRCVGGFNQNNNESFNQLVWKICPKTVNTSFTVVQIAAYVAMCIFNEGINSLLVLMNTLGLNCGPNSHRYAERMDAARIKVADKRANDNTREGRLQRRHQQINILEAAMTAEELLYGPGIDDSV
- the LOC130677294 gene encoding uncharacterized protein LOC130677294 isoform X2 gives rise to the protein MENMPKNVLMNTLGLNCGPNSHRYAERMDAARIKVADKRANDNTREGRLQRRHQQINILEAAMTAEELLYGPGIDDSV